The following coding sequences are from one Octopus sinensis unplaced genomic scaffold, ASM634580v1 Contig18553, whole genome shotgun sequence window:
- the LOC115231462 gene encoding general transcription factor II-I repeat domain-containing protein 2B-like, producing the protein MPRTSLCYEGRQFSHFSCFKSFCEANCNEIDITFQIGIIKELKHHFLHKFSELDKIESDIILFENPFSCNVENVQHELQLEVIDLQSNEQLKDCHRRTKLAEFYEYLKDDEFPRLKNFAIKMISIFGTTYQCEQTFSRMKYVKSAHRARLTDGHLKSILMIGCSNLKPNIDELIKKRSQFHSSH; encoded by the coding sequence ATGCCACGAACATCTCTCTGTTATGAAGGACGTCAGTTTTCAcacttttcttgttttaaaagtttttgtgaGGCAAACTGTAATGAGATCGACATTACTTTCCAAATTGGAATTATCAAAgaattaaaacatcattttttacataagttttctGAACTTGACAAAATTGAAAGCGATATAATTTTGTTCGAAAATCCATTTTCTTGTAATGTTGAAAATGTTCAACATGAATTACAATTAGAAGTTATTGACTTACAATCAAATGAACAGCTCAAAGATTGTCACAGACGGACCAAACTCGCTGAGTTCTACGAATATCTCAAGGATGATGAGTTTCCGAGACTAAAGAATTTTGCGATAaagatgatttctatatttggcaCAACTTACCAATGTGAGCAAACGTTTTCGAGGATGAAATATGTTAAGTCTGCCCATCGTGCAAGATTGACTGACGGACACTTAAAATCAATTCTCATGATAGGAtgcagcaatttaaaaccaaatattgaTGAACTTATCAAAAAAAGATCACAATTCCATagctctcattaa